The window TCGTGGTCGATGGGGAACGCCTTCCCGTGAATCGGCGACGGTGCGTGACCGATTGTGCCGCCGTAGGCGTAGACTGCCGCTTCGAGGCCGAGACAGACCCCGAGCGTCGGAATCTCTGTCGAGAGTTCTGTGAGTACCTCGTTCGTCACGCCCACGTCGCGGTCGTTCTTCGGGTGTCCCGGCCCCGGCGAGATGACGATGGCGTCGGGGTCGAGGGCGCGAATCTCGTCGAGTGACGCGGTGTTCTTTCGAACCTCGATGTCGAGTGGTTCGCCATCGACTGTCTGTTCGGAGAAGTACTCCACGAGGTTGTACGTGAACGAGTCGAAGTTGTCGACGACGACGAGACGCGTCATCGGGTCACCCCCGTCGCTTCGGCCTCTGAGTCCGCTGGTTCGTCCTCGGTGTCCGAGGGTTCGTACTCGATTCGCCGAACCGCTTCGAGGACGCCGCCCATCTTCTGTTCGGTCTCGTCGTACTCCGAGGCGGGGTCGGAGTCGGCGACGATGCCCGCGCCGGCGCGGACGGTTATCTCGTCTTCGTGGCCGTCGGTTTCGACTGTCGCGGTCCGGATGACGATTGCCATGTCGGCGTCGCCGGTCCACGAGTAGTAACCGACGCCACCGCCGTAGACGCCGCGAGGTTCGTCTTCGAGGTCGTCGATAATCTCCATCGCGCGGACCTTCGGGGCACCGGTGAGCGTCCCTGCGGGGAACGTCGCTCGGGTGGCGTCGAAAGAGTCGTAGTCGGCGTCGAGTGACCCGGAGACGGTCGATTCGATGTGCTGGACGTGGCTGTACTTGATGACGCTCATGAACTCTTCGACGCGGACGCTCCCGGGCGTCGAGACCCGGCGCACGTCGTTGCGGCCGAGGTCCACGAGCATCGTGTGTTCGGCGCGTTCCTTGGCGTCAGCGAGGAGTTCGCCGGCGAGGCGACGGTCCTCGACTGGTCCAGACCCGCGGGGGCACGTGCCGGCGATTGGGTTGACGACGACGCGTTCGCCGCGCACCGAGACCAGCGTCTCGGGACTCGCCCCCACGACGCGCCGGTCGCCGTGGCGGAGCAGGTACATGTAGGGGGAAGGGTTGACCTCACGGAGCGAGGCGTACAGACCGACTGGGTCGACCTGTCCACGGAGTTTCCGGGTGCGCGAGAGGACTCCTTGGTAGATGTCGCCGTCGCGGACGTGTTCTTTGGTCTTCCTGACTGCGGCCTCGTAGGACGCACGTGACCCTGCTTCCTCGTCGGTTCGCTCGAACCCACCGAGGACGGGGTCGTCTGCAGATTCGAGTGCCGTTGCGACGGCCTCGACTTCGTCGACGACGGCGTCGTACACGTCCGTGGAGTCGTCGTCCGGGGTGACGACCGGCGTACAGACGAGTTTCACCGTGTCTTCGACGTGGTCGAACGCGAGCGTCCGGGTCGTCAACACGAACTCGGCGTCCGGGTCGTCCGTGTCGGGTCTGTCGCGGCCGACTTCGTCCAACCAGAGGTCGTAGACGGCCTCGTAGGCGAGGAAGCCGACCAGTCCGCCGGTGAGCGTCTGGCGGTCCCGCTCGGGGAAGTTGACGCGCGGGAGGTCCGGGAGTGCGCCGCGAAGCGAGTCGAGTACGTCGCCCTCGGCATCACGGATAAACGACGCCGCTGGGCCGCCGAGGTCGG is drawn from Haloferax litoreum and contains these coding sequences:
- the trpG gene encoding anthranilate synthase component II gives rise to the protein MTRLVVVDNFDSFTYNLVEYFSEQTVDGEPLDIEVRKNTASLDEIRALDPDAIVISPGPGHPKNDRDVGVTNEVLTELSTEIPTLGVCLGLEAAVYAYGGTIGHAPSPIHGKAFPIDHDGSGVFTNLEAGFHAGRYHSLVATEIPDCFDVTATTDHEGESLVMGVRHRDYPIECVQFHPESVLTGSGHGVVRNFLSAVAGFDVA
- the trpE gene encoding anthranilate synthase component I: MTRPETARDTFAEELADYDEPVVTHLVTDLDVDIDPLAAYTALADRSDYGFLLESAEKVSSSNPQGAFSSPAATADSHARFSFVGYDPEAVVTVGPDGTEVTDLGGPAASFIRDAEGDVLDSLRGALPDLPRVNFPERDRQTLTGGLVGFLAYEAVYDLWLDEVGRDRPDTDDPDAEFVLTTRTLAFDHVEDTVKLVCTPVVTPDDDSTDVYDAVVDEVEAVATALESADDPVLGGFERTDEEAGSRASYEAAVRKTKEHVRDGDIYQGVLSRTRKLRGQVDPVGLYASLREVNPSPYMYLLRHGDRRVVGASPETLVSVRGERVVVNPIAGTCPRGSGPVEDRRLAGELLADAKERAEHTMLVDLGRNDVRRVSTPGSVRVEEFMSVIKYSHVQHIESTVSGSLDADYDSFDATRATFPAGTLTGAPKVRAMEIIDDLEDEPRGVYGGGVGYYSWTGDADMAIVIRTATVETDGHEDEITVRAGAGIVADSDPASEYDETEQKMGGVLEAVRRIEYEPSDTEDEPADSEAEATGVTR